A region from the Lytechinus variegatus isolate NC3 chromosome 6, Lvar_3.0, whole genome shotgun sequence genome encodes:
- the LOC121416673 gene encoding C-type lectin 37Db-like, producing MINIESIGEFEEIRPHLSGKYVWNHCERPGDQWNCYRNREGSLTSYRNWAADQPDNNPGENCALIYVSDGKMHDYHCDESAAAVCQAII from the exons ATGATTAACATAGAGAGCATCGGAGAGTTCGAAGAAATAAGACCTCACCTGTCAGGGAAATATGTCTGGAATCACTGTGAAAGACCGGGAGATCAGTGGAATTGCTACAGAAATCGAGAAGGGTCCTTAACTTCCTACCGAA ACTGGGCCGCAGACCAACCGGATAATAATCCTGGTGAGAATTGTGCTCTGATTTACGTGTCTGACGGGAAGATGCATGACTACCACTGCGATGAATCAGCAGCCGCTGTGTGTCAAGCCATCATATAG